One genomic segment of Jaculus jaculus isolate mJacJac1 chromosome 2, mJacJac1.mat.Y.cur, whole genome shotgun sequence includes these proteins:
- the Napg gene encoding gamma-soluble NSF attachment protein, translated as MAAQKINEGLEHLAKAEKYLKTGFLKWKPDYDSAASEYGKAAVAFKNAKQFEQAKDACLREAAAHENNRALFHAAKAYEQAGMMLKELQKLPEAVHLIEKASMMYLENGTPDTAAMALERAGKLIENVNPEKAVQLYQQTANVFENEERLRQAVELLGKASRLLVRGRRFDEAAASIQKEKNIYKEIENYPTCYKKTIAQVLVHLHRNDYVAAERCVRESYSIPGFNGSEDCAALEQLLEGYDQQDQDQVSAVCNSPLFKYMDNDYAKLGLSLVVPGGGIKKKSPATPQAKPDGTTPTAAAEEEEDEYSGGLC; from the exons ATGGCGGCTCAGAAGATAAACGAAGGGCTGGAGCACCTGGCCAAGGCTGAGAAGTA CCTGAAAACTGGTTTTTTAAAATGGAAGCCAGACTATGACAGTGCCGCTTCTGAATATGGAAAAGCAg ctgTTGCTTTTAAAAACGCCAAACAGTTTGAGCAAGCAAAAGATGCCTGCCTGCGGGAAGCTGCAGCCCATGAAAATAACAGGGC TCTTTTTCATGCTGCCAA AGCTTATGAGCAAGCCGGCATGATGTTGAAG GAGTTACAGAAACTGCCCGAGGCTGTTCATCTGATCGAGAAAGCCAGCATGATGTACCTGGAGAATGGCACCCCCGATACAGCCGCCATGGCCTTGGAGCGAGCCGGGAA GCTTATAGAAAACGTAAATCCAGAAAAGGCGGTACAGTTGTATCAACAGACAGCTAATGTGTTTGAA AATGAAGAACGCCTGCGGCAGGCAGTTGAGCTGCTGGGGAAAGCCTCAAGATTGCTGGTGCGCGGACGCAG GTTTGATGAGGCTGCAGCTtctattcagaaagaaaaaaatatttataaggaaATTGAGAATTACCCAACATGTTATAAG aaaacaatTGCTCAAGTCCTAGTTCATCTGCACAGAAATGACTACGTGGCTGCAGAGAGGTGCGTCAGGGAGAGTTACAG CATACCCGGCTTTAATGGCAGTGAAGACTGCGCGGCACTCGAGCAGCTCCTCGAAGGCTATGACCAGCAAGACCAAGACCAGGTGTCGGCCGTCTGCAACTCACCGCTCTTCAAGTACATGGACAATGAC TATGCTAAACTGGGCCTGAGCTTGGTGGTCCCAGGCGGGGGGATCAAGAAGAAATCACCGGCAACACCCCAGGCTAAGCCCGACGGCACCACCCCCACAGCAGcggctgaggaggaggaagatgagtacTCAGGAGGCCTGTGCTAG